The genome window GTTGCCCTGCTGCTGATTATCCTGATTCCCCTGGGAATCATCTGAACCGGAGTAAACGATGTGCGGACGTTATGTTATCGAACCGGTGGATCCGGCTATCCTGGAAATGATCCGGGAAATCAACCGGACCAAACTGGCTGAGCTTTTCAGCGCGGCGAACCAGCCGCCGATTACACAGGGCGGGGAGATTGTCCCCTCATCTGTGGTTCCGGTTATTGCAAGCAGCAAAACCGGCGAGCGGAAGGTGTTCCCGATGAAGTGGGGATTCAGCCAGCCTTCCGCGGCCGGACGATCCGGGACGCTGCTGATCAATGCCCGGTCTGAAACAGCCGCCGAAAAGCCGACCTTCCGGGAAGCTTGGCAGAAACACCGGTGTGTGATCCCTGCTTCCGGCTATTACGAATGGGAGCATGACGCGAAGAAAAAACCGGGACAGAAATACAGGATCCATCCCGCCGGAAAAGACCATGTCTGGCTGGCCGGACTATACAGGATGGAAGCGGGAATCCCTGCTTTTGTTATCCTGACCAGGCAGGCGGACGATTCGCTGGCCTGGATGCATGACCGGATGCCCCTGATGCTTCCGGAGGAGGATGTAGGACAGTGGATCAATCCGGAAACAGAACCGGAATCCATTGTGCGGAAGTGCCTGACCCAAATGCTCTGGGAACAGGCAGTATAAGGATAAAACATCAGACAGCGGAGTGTGATACCCATGCCATGGTACTGGATCCTGATTATCCTGTCCGCCATATTCGGTCCCTTTGAAGCGATGCACGCCCTGAACAAGGCCAGGCAGAACCGGCTTAAGGCGGAACGGAAACAACAGGCAGGGGAAGGAAAAACGGAAATACAGGAATGAACTATGTATATCTGCTGAGATGCGGGGATGGCAGCCTCTACTGCGGGTGGACAACGGACCTGGAAGCCCGCGTGGAACAGCACAGTCTGGGCCGGGGAGCCAAATATACCAGGTCCAGGCTGCCGGTAAAGCTGGTATGGTATGAAACCTATGAGGACCGGCACGAGGCGCTGAGCCGGGAATGGCACATCAAGCACATGAACCGTGAACAAAAGCTCAAACTGATTTCCGGCGCGGCGGAAGGGAAAACCGTGCCGGACAGGGAATAAAGAAGGAAAACGCCGGGAATGCGGCATGAAAGGGGGCGGCAGGAAATGACGGATATTATTTCCTACCGCCTTTCTGCTACAGGGATGTGGGGCTATTCCTATTACCTGGGCAGCGAGAAAATCGGGGAAACGACCTGCCAGATCAGCACTTCCTCCACAGTACGCGTGACCGGTGAGGATATCGCCTGGTACAGCCAGTTCAAGATCGATACGGATATAGTGCCGGGCGTCAGCAGGAGAATCAAGGATAACCTGACGGGAGAGGAACTGTACCGGATCATCTTCTGGCAGCCGGGACTTTATGAGTTTTCCGCCCGTACGGATACAGGCGGCTGGTCCATGACCGTTGAGGAACGGAACGGGATGTACATGTTCGGAAGGAACGGGATGCCGGTATCAGCGATTACGGAGAGAATTACGGAAACCGACTGGATTCCGCCGACAGGACTGCAGGTGGAACCGGCTTTCCAGACCCGTTTTTTTGAACAGGAGGACAGTCCGGGATTCATGATGATGGTCCTGTCCTTTCCGGCACTGAAAATGATATAAACGGGAAGCGAGGGGGCTGACAGGAGCCAGCCCCCTTTCTGAATGCAGAAACGCATCCCGCGGGCCTGATCCATGCCGGACAGAACGCGGGAAGAATAAAGGAGGAACCTGACCATGGGCGTATTTTCCAGGTATCATCGTTTCCGTGAAGCAGGCGAAGAGGCAAACGTGAATAATGTTCAGATGTTTGGGGAGCCTGCGCTTTCCCTCTTCACCACAACAAAGGTGTTCACCCTGCACCACCATATCGATATTACAGATGAACAGGGCAGTATTGTATACCAGGCGGACACCAAATTCCCGTCCATTCATGACAAGACGGATATCAGGGATGCGGAAGGCAGGCATGTTGCCCATATTGAACGGAAACTGATGACCCTTCATGAGCGTCACAATGTCACCATGGCGGATGGCAAAAAGTTTGAGATGTCCAATGAACTGTTTCACCTGGTGAAGGATATTACGAACATCGAAGGACTGGACTGGCAGCTGCGGGGAAATATCGCGGGACTGAACTTTGAACTCTATGACGGGCAGGACAGGGTGATCGCCGTGATCGGCCAGAAGATGCTGTCCATGCACGACAAATACTGCATTGACCTGTATCAGCCTGAGTTCCAGGATATCACCATCGCGATTCTCGTTACGCTTCAGCATATGATCAAAGACCGGGCGGCCGCCGCTGCCGCTTCTTCATCAGGCAGCT of Aristaeella lactis contains these proteins:
- a CDS encoding SOS response-associated peptidase; the encoded protein is MCGRYVIEPVDPAILEMIREINRTKLAELFSAANQPPITQGGEIVPSSVVPVIASSKTGERKVFPMKWGFSQPSAAGRSGTLLINARSETAAEKPTFREAWQKHRCVIPASGYYEWEHDAKKKPGQKYRIHPAGKDHVWLAGLYRMEAGIPAFVILTRQADDSLAWMHDRMPLMLPEEDVGQWINPETEPESIVRKCLTQMLWEQAV
- a CDS encoding GIY-YIG nuclease family protein, whose protein sequence is MNYVYLLRCGDGSLYCGWTTDLEARVEQHSLGRGAKYTRSRLPVKLVWYETYEDRHEALSREWHIKHMNREQKLKLISGAAEGKTVPDRE
- a CDS encoding LURP-one-related/scramblase family protein, coding for MGVFSRYHRFREAGEEANVNNVQMFGEPALSLFTTTKVFTLHHHIDITDEQGSIVYQADTKFPSIHDKTDIRDAEGRHVAHIERKLMTLHERHNVTMADGKKFEMSNELFHLVKDITNIEGLDWQLRGNIAGLNFELYDGQDRVIAVIGQKMLSMHDKYCIDLYQPEFQDITIAILVTLQHMIKDRAAAAAASSSGSYSSGN